The genomic stretch TAGCAATGATCTCCCGTGAGGCTGCAGAGGCTGCTTTAGAATACTTTAACAGCCGGGTAATTAAATTTTATTCAATGTAAAAAATTGTTTAATTCGTATTTTATTTCGATTATTGTAGCTTAACAATTATCGATTGATGTacttattttggttaatttacagGATGGCGGTAAAAAGTATGAGCTTGTAGAGCACGGTCCTACTATGGCAATCAACCCGCCTATGATGAATCACCTTAATTTCATGGCTAAGGAAAAAAATTGTCCAAGCGCTCCACTCGAGACTTTCTTTGCGCAGTTGAGTTTTGCCCCGTATATGAAGGTCGACTGTTGCGTAAGCTTGGGGCCTAGTCAAGAAGTACCACATTGGTGTAAGTTTTCCGTCTGTCGTTTCGCGGTGAATACTAGATTGTTTGGTAAAAACAGAGGAAACAATTATGTTATTCAGTTTTTCTAACGCACACATTAATAAGCTTAATATGAAAAGGTTTACAAGATATTCTCATAAAAAAGGCAAATATAAACTTTGCTTTTACCATGATTAGATAATCTCCTGAAATCTTTCCATATTAAGTTTATAAGGCCATAAGGGCataccttaaaaaaaaaaacttatttttAAGGCAGCAGTTGTTAAAATCATTGATAAAATATGGAGTATCATTGTTAAAAGTTAACTGATTTTGATTTATTGTTTGATTCTAGCTTTGTAGTATTTATCCATCTCTAAACAGTTACTCCCTTGTGCCAATTAATAGTTtatatttgatttattttgtAAGGAGAAAATAAAGCAAACTTAAACTATTAagtgagacggagggagtaatattttctTTGTAGCAAAGACAAAGCCAGAATTAAAATCATTGTtaaaatatacggagtataaaaAAAAAGCTTTTTTTAATGTACCTATGCATGTTTTATACTTCAATTTAATTACTTATTTTCACTTCACAGTTCACACATGAAAGtttttaaatgatttttttttggtacatagaAAGTTTTTAAATGATGGTATTTTTATTTTTAGGTATTCCAAATTTAATACAAACCATATATACATTGTACATTTTTACTCTATACGAAAAAAGTACTAATCCAATATAACCTTTCAAAAATTACCTAGATATAAGTTTTCGATCAGACTTGGTATTTTTATCTTTGATTTCCATATTTTTTTTTGCTGACGAGAGATCCCCACAGTCGCTACCTTCGATTTCCATTCTTTAATTAAATaagtttttttttatattatgatCTTTTGCATATGAATTTTACTCTTTTATATATGTGTTTTACGATTTTACTCTTTCATATACATTTTTTTCTATTCGGCGCCTGATTGTCTTGTTGGTTGTGTTACTTCTCCAAATTAACCCGTTTTGTTTGATCTGCATTTTATTCAGGCGAAGCGGAGTTTGGTGGATGTACATACTGTCCTGGCATAATTAATCATCCTACCAAAGGAATTGATAATTTTGCATTCAACAAGTTTCCCTTAGAACGAGTCCGTTCCATCTAAAATTAAAACTTGGAAAATGTAACAATTTTAcgataaaatgtgaccattttttatAAAAGGTTACCAGAACAAATGTGAATAGTTTTAGCAGTAACTTTTGCTGtaacattttgtcattaaatgGTTACTTTTTATTACCAAATGACAACATTTTCTCGGTTTTAATTTTAGACAAAAAAGAccatctgaaataagaatttacCTTTAGAATTCGACCCATTTAGATTTAGTGATTGATGATTTTCTTCTGCTATGTATTAAGCAACACTACTATTCTAGGtttgtttttattatgttgtatgcGAAAGGACACAAGTTTTATGACGATTTTAATGAACTGGTAGTGAACTACTGCTAGTTTAGATCTCGTttgatgtatacatatttttattttttcgtgtattatttataaattaattGCTACCTTATTAATTTTCTAATTTCACCTTGATATACTTCGTTTTCAGAAGAAAAAAAATGGCTCTACAAAAATAATAAGGAAAAGTAAGAAATGCTGGGAAATGTTTATATTAAGACAATCATTTATATATTAAGCTAGTTATAAACTTATAACGACAatttataattttgttttatACGAAGTAATATGGATTAAATTATTTTTATAATTGCACCAAGTGAAAGATTTAACAATTTGTAACTTACGTGTCTATACCAATTTTAGTTTTGTTCTAATTAGACTattgtaccataagcattgtacaaaTGGATAagttcaatactttctaataaagctcatattatttaacataaagccCGGATACTCTATCACAAAACTCAGATTCTACGTCGTACAatatatacaactggttgtataatccatgaattgCGAATCGATCAGGTTATTTGGATCGAGTTTGAGTCAGTTAAGCTCGGGTCGTGTCTGGATTTATTATTCACTTTGTCAAGGCATTGGGCCGAGAATACTGATCAGCCTAAAAATTGATCTGGCCCAATCTTAACTGTCCAAGTTACCCTAAACCCCCCATATCCACCCAGCCTATATGTCTTAATGAACCCAAAATAAACTCGAGTAGGCAAATGACCCAATTCGATATTCGTCAGTCGACAAATTACTAATTATCATCGACAGTTATATTAACTAACCAAAATACATCTGAACTTAAAATGCCCAATAATAAACATACTTAGAAGGGATTAGGGATAATAACGAGTTGAGTTGAGCACGAGCTTGGCCTTGCAGGACTTGTACTCATGAAGCAAAATCCGAGCTCgagcttgaaaaaaatgtgctcACTATCAAGGTTGCGATCTTTAATGCGAGCTCGAGCCAAATTCGATCTTAACTCGATTTATATAATTGTTAAATTtatgtttttctttctttcaatATTTTCAATAACAAAGCTCGAAAGTTATATATAAAAATATCTGGCAAATCAGTGAGACATTTGATCTTTGATAAAAAGATATACTCATGATAAAaatattcttataaattataaacaatatcttatctaatcacacaagtTTGACTCGCTTGGGATCGAACCGAGCCAGCATTAACTCAGCTTGACTCTTTAAATTCTCGTGCAAAGGCCGAACCGAGCTTTGACCGAACTTTATCCGAGCCAAGTTCGAATTGCTCGCAAGTTGTCTCGTCTCATTATCAGGGATCATTATCGAATTAGCTTGATTAGGAACAATGATCAATCTCTACATTATCGAGCCAAACCGGAACCCATCAACCATAATGGTGATGTTGAACGGACAAAATTGTGGATACAAACCGGACCGACCCGACCCACAAATTGCCAACCCTATTAATAGCCATCATGTGCCTAGCAAGATCAAACATTATCTCTAGATTCTAGCATTGTTGGATCTTGCAATTGTGAATAGACAAAACCCACCACACAATTGACAAAGACTTGAACGGATGCAGGGAAAAGAGAACAAAAGCGCTACTAATCCTGATGATTGATCAAGGAAAAGAGCTATTAATTTATTTGCTTAAttacccccaaaaaaaaaagtgattttTACATCCAGTAGCGGAACGAGAGAGAGTAGCTAACAGGGACAGTCGTCCCCAACAGCGGGAAAATGTGAAAACTCGAGTTAAAATTTACTAATATTCCATTATTTGTTCAACCGTAAATTCAAATCCTTATTCCGCCCCAGGTTACACTGAAATATACAACCGTCGACACGACTAGGGCCTACATTTGCTATACATAGCATCCACTTGTAAGCTATCTCTAGTATTCACATTGGAAAACCAAATAAAGAAACTTGAGCAGCCAATAATGGGATCTTTCATACAAAAACAAAAGCAGATTTAttaaaacaaaaacccatgcttctttattttatttcagaTCAGACATTCTGCACTACTGACAGTAAGAAACTGGCGCATATTCTTGCGACAACAATGCACTAAATTTTGACAGTTTCTCATTAACAATGGTTAACTGGTGCAACTGCATGTATATTTTTTTTCCGGGAATCTGGAATATAAAATGCATCAATATAAAACAACAAATATATCATATGATTAATGGTCCAGCATTTCATAGCAAGCTGTCATAATATTGGATTTTAGTTATATAGTAGCCAAGTATACTAAGAGATTGATTTTCTAGATGTGATTTCAAGGATCATGTACATGATAATACAAAACAAGATGAGTAAACAAGAAGTATCGCGCTATACTCGGAAAACCATGTGGTGTGTGTGAATCATGGCCTTTGAAAATGTAGAAAGGACATATCATAAGACTCAATATGAAAAAAATTTGCATCAGAATTACTCTTAACacgaaaaacacatgaaaaaggGAAGTATGAGACGACTATGAGAGAACGAACTTTATATTACCAACATCAATATCTCAACTCGTAAGGATGACATTTTTCTTACTGTGATGTAGACGGCTTGAAAGGGTAGATGATTCAACGACCCTTTGGTGGAAAAAATATTACCTCAATACAACTACGATACTACTGCTACTTCAAAAAGGCATCGTgataatatatattataataagtGCTAACAAAATAAACATGGTACTTATGTATAGGATGAGAAGCCGCTGGCATACCCATTTCTGTACTGAATAGATGAATCCAGAGCATAAGGAGTAGGTCTTATAACGGATTGATAATGATCCTCTTCCTGAACTGCACCAAACACTATCTCACTTGATTTCTCATTGCTTTGCTCATAGTAAGTATTGGGGACGGAGGAGTGATGCTGATGACGGTTTTGATGTTTCTGTTGTTTCTGAACTTCTGCATCCCACCCACTGTAGAAAACCCGACTTTGTTGCTGCATCTTGTCTGCGTCTGTAGACATGAAGGCATATGTTTTCTTTGGAGTGGGTACCCTATCAATGGAAGGAGGTTCTTCTTCCTTAGGTATCTCGAAACTTTCTGGTGACTGCCGATCGTTGGGATGCTGGTATGGCCCGTTAGATTGCTGGTAAAGCCCTATCGGGTTCTGGTATTGATAAGGAACTGGTTTTTTTCTGAAAACTGGAAATATACTTCCAATGATTTCCATGGTTGATGTGCCAGTTGCGGCAAGCAACTTTTTCAATGATAGAAGAAAACTTTCCTCCTGCTTCTCTGATTCATCTTCTGTAGGGATCAATGGTGGCCGCACTGATTTTAGAGGCTTTTGGTATGAACCTGGTGGGTAGCTTTCAACTGTCTGCACATCCTGATAAAAAAATATACGTCAGGAAATGCATCGGACGATTTACTATTGGAAATTTTATCATTGTCTAATAAGAACATGAAGAACCAGTAATTACATTTTGGGAAGAAACAATTGAACCCACTCGTCGTTGCAAAAGGGCTAACATGTAACCAAAGAACCCAGCAGCTACTAGGACGGCGATTCCTGTCATCATGAGTAAATAGGGGTGAGTTAAAGCAGTTTCGCTTAAGAAACAATGAGTTTTATGAGATGGTCTCACATTATAGACCAACCCAAACCCTTACGTATTCCGTCTCATTTTACTACTAGTAGTGTTAGCTTACCAAGAGGGAAGCTGCTTTCATATTGATAAGCACAGTCATCAAAATGGAGTTGGATTTCTCTGATAGCTCGATTCCCCCGATCGATTACCAGCAAGGAACAGCTGCTGCCAACATACACCACATCGAAGTCATTGGAAAACTTTGCATCTTCACTCGGTCCATCCACATGGCCACCTCTGTGGCTCGATTTTCCACCAGCAATTGTTGTAACTCCTAGCATGAACAAGATCAATTAGCCTAAGCTGATCTGAAAGAATTTCAATCTCTCTTTCTAACAACTAATTCTTAGATGAGTTAGTCGATATTTTTCCCATGATATTTTACCTAAATACTCCAACTATCATTGGTGGACACATCAGAAGCCGCATTTAACTTCCTATGCACTCTTTTAATGCTTTGTATGGAAGGAAAATGATTTACTCTCTTAACTCCCCTCCCTCTTGTATCCAAAGATAAGAAAAATCATCAAAACTCGTTCGAATGTTgcttaaattttaatttaaatgccGGATGTACCTGCATCACTGATCTTCCTGATTGCCATGTTCACAGTATCAGCCACATATATGTTTCCCCTGTCATCTACAGCAACACCTTTAGGATGATTCATCTTTGCTTCCCTGTGTTTTCCGTCTACATATCCAGAATATCCTTCCGCTGATCCAGCAACCAGCTTTGGCCTACTGTCTGCATATCCCAATGAATCACGCCAAGAACCAAGCCAAATAAACAACGCACGTACACATGCACAATCAAATATACTACTTGATACTCCCACTATTTCGCTAGATTAGCGTCATTAACTATTTTTCATGACATTGATTTCAAAATGAGGCTTATTAGTGAAATGGATTCAGAAGAGAACAAGAAAAGGCCAACCACATAATAAGATTATAACCCAAAACTAAACATTAACTGTATATTCACGACAAATTTCAGCGGACCGATTGATCAGTCTCAAACAGCAAGTTGGAAGAGCATAATAATGCTTAAGAAAGTGATGGTCCCATTAACAAAAGTTAATTTCAGCTTGACGGCCACATCTCACAGTTCACACTTTAAATAAAAGTGCATCTTACCAAAGACATTTCATAGACATCTACATCAAGAGAAGACATTGGGGTGTTTGGGTTTCATCATATCAGGAAAAAGTGAGCATATTGGGTTTTATTTAGCGCACTTGCCAGCTAATATGCTGATTTTGGTGCTTGTTAAGTAGTACTCGGTACTAATATAGTTTGAGACATTGGTGTGTTCGGGTTTCAGCCCAAGATGCTAATTTCCAACATGTTCTTTTGAGAAGCATTCGAAAAATATAAAGCCTAATTTTTTTGTAAAAAGACATTTCCACCCGTGAATCCGATGATAGCTTCAAAATAGTGTATTAAAGAATCGCGTATTAACCAGTCATTTTTTTACGACCTGCTAAATGTAACCTTCGATTGCCAAACACCCATGCCTTAACAATGTAAGCTCCAAGTCAAACCTTCTAATAAAACCCGCTAACTATAAGGTAGGACTCGTTCTACCTATGCAAATGCCACCTACTACTATCTTAATTCTAAACTAAATAAAATTGACAAACAAATCCAATGTTGAAAACAACCCATAAATCAATTTCGACATAATCTTCATAAATAGTCCCATCACAAAATTCATATGAGGGCATCTGAAACTGAGACTGTGAGATGGCAAAATCAAAAACTTGTCGCATCTCACAAGTCACAATAAAAGGTCCAGTCTCTTGAGAGATCGACTCACACATACAAATTGCAAGACATACAAAATTACAAATATACAATTAATAAGTATTAATGGGTAGTTAGGGGGTAACTAAAGCAGTCTCTTTTGAGTAGTTGTCCCTATTCAATGACAAAGACGacgacaacatcaacaacaaaatCATAATCCCTTAATTATTCAACGTCAGCTAACATGAAACATCGTAATCTAAATATCATTTAATATTTACATTCTACTAATAATTCACAGACAAAATTAAAGAAACCCACTTACAAAGGGAGAGTGCAGAGGAAATCTTGTAAAGATTGCTATTAGCAGAATCTAAAACAAGAAGCTCTCCATCTGGTAAAATTTCGACAGAGTAAGGTTCAATCCCGAGTTTACTTCCATCAAACACCGTCTCTACTTCATAACCACCTTCATATTTCACCATTGACCTCCCTGATATTGCTGAAATTACATCGTCACCATTATCATtacatcatcatcatcgttaTAATCAGAACTAATATAACAATCATTATCATCCTTAATCTTCAGTCACATCAGCTTGTATAAAACAAATCAATCAAAAGAGGTCCATTGAAGACGGGTCTAAAACCGTCTTAAGCTTACAATATAGTCACATAAACTTgtactccgtattaaataaaCCAATGCGATCAAAAACCGTCTTAAGCTTACAACATAGTCAACATAAACTTGTATTAAATAAACCATTAAACCAATGCGGGTCTAAAACCGTCTTAAGCTTACAACACAGTCACATCAGCTTACATTAAATAAACCAATGACGggtctaaaaccgtcttaaactcaCAACATAGTCAAAACGGCGGGTATTAAATGAACCATTTAGCATGAAAAAAGCCGTCTTAAACTTAATACGGTCCGAAATCACAATTACCTGTTTTTGTGGTAGTTTTAAGTGACCAAACCCATTTCATAAGCTTAGCAAAAGAGCTTGACACAAACACATTCACAATTCCTgccaaaaaaaacacaaaatcaACAATGAGGGTAAAGATTAACCAAGAAAAAAACAGTAAAAAAAAGGGTGAAATTTAAGGGGTAATTCTAGAAGGTTCTAGAACTTACTAGCAGGTGAAGAAGAAGCTGAAACAGAAGAAACCCcagaaaataagagaaaaatacagagaaaaataacaaaataattTCTACCCATTAATTccatgacaaaaataaaatgcaccCAGAAAAAATGAGAATTTATTGTTGCATTATTAGGGAAATCCTAGAGAGAGAAAGCTGAATAGTAGTGAGAGAAAGTTGGAGTGAAGTGGAGTGGAGGAGATTTTTGGAGTGATAGTGAATGAATCTGTGGGTGTTTTTTATTGGGTTTGTGAAAATATTAAATGggtgtttttcatttttttgaaaaatttgttggAAAAAGGTGATAAATAAAGGATATTTTTTTGGATTAAAAAGGATTAAAGTGataaagagagaaaagaaaataagaaaaggagtgTGAAAATTTGCACTTTTAAGAGAAGtatgtaattaatttgtttgttttgcttCTAGTTACAAAAACGCATATGATATCGATAATATCGATAGAATTTAAACTTGAATTATAATTATTACCGCTCATATATATAACTTTGTTAAACTCTGGCTATGTTTATTACACCATTTTATTTATCTATGACAATAATTTACACTGGGAAAGAAGTATTAGTGTGAGCGCGGAGGTGAGGGAGGATTTCCAGTTAAGCTATTTTTTAAATTAATTATACgtaatttattatatatataattaaaaattaattatacaattttttttatggtaatatagaattttagagagaatgatTTCCAAAATTCTGGAAATAGATAAAAGGGAAATTCAAGAGAATGGGGTGACTAGGTGAATGAGGTAAGCCAGCGCCTAAAGATTTGGTACATGGGGTCATGCCGTCATGGTGCACATGACATACATTGAAAACTTATCAACGAGATAAAAAGATAAGTACATACTcgtacaatttaattaatttaatttaatttaactttttttttgttatgttGGTTGATTAAAAGAAAACAATATCAATCCAAATTATAATTTGAGTTAATTGGTCATAAAACTAGACAAAAGCTGATAATCGGTCTATACATCAAATTCATAAATACGAACCAATTTTAATTCGTATATTAGCTCTTAAATCACGTGACCACTTTTACAagtcaaaaaaaacaaaaagaagaaaGCATTATAACATTAATCTCACAATAATGAATTGCTGACTAACGGACTGACTAAGGATAGAACACTATATTGGCGTTTTAAAATAAATGGAGTTCTCGTACACCACTAGAAAATGACTCCCCAAATATGAATCGAGGTTTATATTGAATTTTATCAATAAAGCTTGTAAATTCAGTGGTCAAAACCAGAGGCTCTGTTCCGCTGCTTGTGGCAAGATAGAAGAATGAGATAGCAAAGCCAGTGCAAAACTGAAGACCACGATAACAACATTATAGCATTAATCTCATACGGAGTAATTTTTGGGATAGCCGGATAGGCTGACCTGAACCCACCTTTGAAACGTCGTTATGGCGCATGTATGTGAGGGAAGCGAATTCCACAAGGGGGCCACAGAAGGGCACCGACAGTGGTGGAAGTGGCATTGCCAAGCGTCAAATCCATTTCCCTTTCAATTACACTGTGAAGTCCATGAATGATGAACAATGCAACATCCATGGCAGAGCCAAGCAATGCACAAAACCCACCCACGCGCGGTAAAAATGTTAAAAACATTCCGTTGAATCCTTTTTAGCTGTCCCTCTTACTTGGGCTCTAACCATTGGTAAAAATGTTAAAAACAGTCCGATTCAATCTGAACAATTCGGCCTGCCTTACGAGTAGAAATGTTAAAACAGTCCTGCCCGAGTAACTCGACCTGCTTTTTGATGATTCTGAAGCCGGAAACATATGCGTCATTCTAATTTAATATCAATAAATTTAATTACGCCAAAGGTCGAGAATGCCCATCACCTCTTAGGCAATGAAAAAGTTCAacttcaaattaaaaaaaaaaaaaaaaaaaaaaaaaaaaaaaaaaaaagttggatcATATTTTTGGTCCCCAAGACTTCAAATATAGACCCAGCTAGTCAGCTACTAACAGATAGTATACCTCCGATTCTCCGAAACACTCAGGCATAGGGCGTAAACGAGCCCATCCCAACTCGAAATCAGTTTGTCTGCTATCCATAAAACCAACACGAAACCAATTCTCTAGCTACCTAGAGTAGAGCAGCGCGAGCGTTTCCCTTGTGTTGTTTACTGTTGTAGCAGCTAGCTCATGCATGTTGACATACATCCGAATATTCCAAAACACGTAAAACATGCTAACGAAAACAAAATACTCGGTAATGCATGAAAATGCACGTAGTACGCCATTACCTGGTGAATGGTGATTACTGATAACGACTCCAGTTGTCTCCTGACGATCTTTTAAAAACACATTTACAAGACAAAAGATAATTATATTTCACCCCCATGGTAATAATAATTAGTTTTTTTCAAAGAACTACACAGGAAATCAATCTCGAAAGATTGAGCACGCCACTAATATACTTTTGTTAGCACCAAGGGTCCGGTTGATCTCAGGCAAGATCAATACGAATCTCTTGATGGTTTGTTTGGATCATCCAGTTCACTTGTTAGAACTTGTCGATACAAAGAGGGACTTTgccaccaaacccgaaaatgctCTTTGAAAACAATTCACAACTTGACGGGGCCCAACACATTTTATGTACAATCACGGACGTCCTTACACTGAAAGAACACTCGGAAATCCCTTAAAAGTTACTGAACAAGTAAATTTCAGATTCTCTCGCCATGTACAAGTCCTAGACGTCTCCAAGAAAGAAGCTTTGAAATCCCGAGTTCATAGATACCGTGAAATTTTAAGCTTTAATGGCGATCTTTTTCATTGGATCGACATTTAAATGAACGCCACATGGTATTAGACAGAACTTTCAAAAGAGACTTGTGCATGAGGATTATACCGTGGCTTTTGAGTTGAAGTAGCAGAAGCTAGGCCTGAAAGGAGCTTTGAAACCTCAGACGTATCGTCAAGATAGTATTTGGCCTTGCTAGGCTTTTGCCCCACCGTACAACAAAACACTTCGGGACTCGATAGTAGAGATGAATCGGAAGATGATTTCAATACGCTTTCAAACATGTCTTCGTCAGACCTGTCATCCCCGATGCACATGAGAAAATCCGGTCGATTTCCTTCGTTGATTAATGTTGAGATAACCTTCTCCACAACAAGCCCCTTGCTCACACCCTGAATTACACTCAAAAGAGATGAGATCAATTTGGGAAAGACGACAAATGGTAGAAAAGAATAGGGATAACGAAGAGCCGCAAAAAACATTGAAGTTGCTATCAATCACAAAAAAGATCAAGAAATTTGTCCTATCACCCATTTTCAAAATCAATAGGTttcacttgtgacggatatatccgtacaagcttgtgacgggtcaagtatcacCCAAATGGGTAGATAAGACTAAAAGTAGAATGCATAGGGAATCACAGATGGCTTGTGTTAATTCTCCCATGTgggttttatttgacccgtcagaagcttgtgatggatatcggccgtcacaaatgagaatttgtatttCAAAATTATGTAATGTGGATCGGCCATCCCTGAGCGAAGTCACTCAGACATGTACATGTGTTGGACACATGCACGTGTCTGAACGTTAGTTTGTCATAAATCGATTTTTTAAAACACAAGGACCGTCATAAAATGAGGA from Silene latifolia isolate original U9 population chromosome 2, ASM4854445v1, whole genome shotgun sequence encodes the following:
- the LOC141644268 gene encoding uncharacterized protein LOC141644268, with amino-acid sequence MELMGRNYFVIFLCIFLLFSGVSSVSASSSPARIVNVFVSSSFAKLMKWVWSLKTTTKTAISGRSMVKYEGGYEVETVFDGSKLGIEPYSVEILPDGELLVLDSANSNLYKISSALSLYSRPKLVAGSAEGYSGYVDGKHREAKMNHPKGVAVDDRGNIYVADTVNMAIRKISDAGVTTIAGGKSSHRGGHVDGPSEDAKFSNDFDVVYVGSSCSLLVIDRGNRAIREIQLHFDDCAYQYESSFPLGIAVLVAAGFFGYMLALLQRRVGSIVSSQNDVQTVESYPPGSYQKPLKSVRPPLIPTEDESEKQEESFLLSLKKLLAATGTSTMEIIGSIFPVFRKKPVPYQYQNPIGLYQQSNGPYQHPNDRQSPESFEIPKEEEPPSIDRVPTPKKTYAFMSTDADKMQQQSRVFYSGWDAEVQKQQKHQNRHQHHSSVPNTYYEQSNEKSSEIVFGAVQEEDHYQSVIRPTPYALDSSIQYRNGYASGFSSYT